The Aspergillus luchuensis IFO 4308 DNA, chromosome 7, nearly complete sequence genome has a segment encoding these proteins:
- a CDS encoding putative C6 transcription factor (COG:S;~EggNog:ENOG410PKZB;~InterPro:IPR036864,IPR007219,IPR001138;~PFAM:PF00172,PF04082;~TransMembrane:1 (o320-340i);~go_function: GO:0000981 - DNA-binding transcription factor activity, RNA polymerase II-specific [Evidence IEA];~go_function: GO:0003677 - DNA binding [Evidence IEA];~go_function: GO:0008270 - zinc ion binding [Evidence IEA];~go_process: GO:0006351 - transcription, DNA-templated [Evidence IEA];~go_process: GO:0006355 - regulation of transcription, DNA-templated [Evidence IEA]) has protein sequence MADFHQQPLGAAAAAAAAPSDHEPPPEQQRVRKRRRRTMACMQCRSRKLRCDREYPVCSRCQKSKTPNKCTYEDGFLWQQPNTVASPVFSERGPTTTVQMPPTDRATAHPTPDSGISSLASRCHPSHPVEEKRDKFLETVLGAPKAAVNQEPYVNTDLLQRPRHPPESHHHSTSHPYPDDNDDTPASPSQQLDVSPRIMMRGRETKTRFNGSGIFANLIAQFPDLRAFAEEIRQASPHLSALRPDLMRVRKGVWKRKPLNEPFPMPTTSSLITMIPSRAVVDELISLYCTYIESTHRIFHIPTFLKQLEAFWPQRDQPDLVSPIFVVQLLLVLSCAWNLADFQTLQMKNDGHLQCYTAIEWVMHAEKWIENAHIKRPELTSLRLNTLLIIALNIHGMKRSQAWLATGTLVKQAMMAGYHRDPTRYSRISVFNMEMRRRIWTTILELDLQVSLERGMPPSVQEADYDTAPALNINDDEIHEDSTELPVAKPLGVMTDCSFQAVLVQSLSLRLKACALMHSPHISCRYEDILHYDFELNRHLSKIPTWPTSDVDDFQTAHRGILIRAMLENKIGHSLLSIHTPFAIEAPKDSLFTPSARARLEVASMILSTQRRLRETSQQLSLCNMGDWTMQAYCTICELLHQGQITNGASTFLTRTLPGLPESLISLVEVVLTCLESRLLLVVKGAKEYFFMSTIVALVKVGLWPSQAQIYKQEVVERVILFAQTLFTRHANCAHLGEWGLGNFKTNQVPSLNATPGLAPPFAPDVSMAHAPNFGMMPPGGDLDPFLDAFDWGDLTGFTLQQ, from the exons ATGGCCGACTTTCATCAGCAGCCTTTGGgggccgctgctgctgctgctgctgctccttccgACCATGAACCCCCGCCCGAGCAGCAACGGGTGAGGAAACGTCGCAGACGCACCATGGCATGTATGCAGTGTCGCAGCAGGAAACTACGCTGCGACCGTGAGTATCCTGTATGCAGTCGTTGTCAAAAGAGCAAGACGCCGAATAAATGCACTTATGAGGACGGCTTCCTTTGGCAGCAACCCAATACAGTTGCCTCGCCCGTTTTCTCCGAGCGAGGTCCCACAACCACGGTGCAAATGCCCCCAACTGATCGGGCGACTGCCCACCCTACCCCGGACTCGGGGATAAGCAGTCTCGCATCTCGGTGTCATCCCTCGCATCCCGTTGAGGAAAAACGTGATAAATTTCTGGAAACCGTCTTGGGTGCCCCCAAGGCCGCCGTCAACCAGGAGCCATATGTCAACACCGACCTCCTCCAGCGACCCCGTCACCCTCCCGaatcccatcatcattccaCCTCCCACCCCTACCCAGACGATAACGATGACACTCCTGCATCGCCGTCGCAGCAATTGGATGTCTCCCCTCGGATCATGATGCGAGGACGAGAGACAAAGACCCGTTTCAATGGGTCGGGCATTTTTGCCAACCTTATCGCGCAG TTTCCTGACCTGAGGGCCTTTGCGGAAGAGATCCGTCAAGCCAGCCCGCATCTGTCAGCGTTACGGCCTGACCTAATGAGAGTACGGAAAGGcgtctggaagagaaagccTCTGAACGAGCCATTCCCCATGCCCACCACAAGTTCCTTGATCACAATGATCCCGTCACGTGCAGTGGTGGATGAGCTTATCTCCTTGTACTGCACCTACATTGAATCCACCCATCGGATCTTTCACATCCCAACATTCCTCAAGCAACTGGAAGCGTTTTGGCCGCAGCGAGACCAGCCGGATTTGGTCTCGCCGATTTTTGTGGTGCAGCTTCTCCTGGTGCTTTCGTGTGCATGGAATCTCGCCGATTTCCAGACCCTGCAAATGAAGAATGACGGCCATCTGCAATGTTATACGGCCATCGAGTGGGTCATGCATGCCGAGAAGTGGATAGAGAACGCGCATATCAAGCGCCCGGAGCTGACCAGTCTCCGCCTGAATACATTGCTGATCATCGCCCTCAATATTCATGGCATGAAACGCAGCCAAGCTTGGCTTGCGACGGGAACGCTAGTCAAGCAAGCCATGATGGCCGGTTATCACCGGGATCCGACTCGATATAGCCGGATCTCCGTCTTCAACATGGAAATGCGCCGAAGAATATGGACGACGATTTTGGAACTCGATCTACAGGTATCCCTTGAACGAGGCATGCCGCCGTCGGTCCAGGAAGCCGATTATGACACGGCTCCAGCACTCAACATCAATGACGACGAGATCCACGAGGACAGCACCGAGCTTCCGGTGGCTAAGCCGTTGGGTGTAATGACTGACTGCTCGTTCCAAGCGGTCCTCGTACAATCTCTTTCGCTGCGCCTCAAGGCCTGTGCGTTAATGCATTCCCCACATATTAGTTGCCGATACGAAGATATCCTACACTATGACTTCGAGTTGAACCGACACCTTTCTAAGATCCCTACCTGGCCGACTTCAGACGTGGACGACTTCCAAACTGCGCACCGCGGAATCCTTATCCGAGCAATGCTGGAAAACAAAATCGGACATTCCCTGTTATCTATACACACGCCTTTCGCCATTGAAGCGCCCAAGGACTCCCTCTTTACACCGTCCGCCCGGGCTCGTTTAGAAGTGGCGTCGATGATCCTGTCCACACAACGGCGCTTACGCGAAACCTCGCAACAGCTATCCCTCTGTAACATGGGCGACTGGACCATGCAGGCGTACTGCACTATATGCGAGCTCCTCCATCAGGGGCAAATAACCAACG GCGCTTCCACCTTTTTGACCCGAACCCTTCCTGGACTACCCGAATCTCTCATATCCctggtggaggtggttctTACGTGTCTCGAATCCCGGCTTCTCCTTGTGGTCAAGGGAGCCAAGGAATATTTCTTCATGTCCACGATTGTCGCATTGGTTAAAGTAGGTCTCTGGCCGAGTCAAGCGCAAATTTACAAGCAGGAGGTTGTGGAGAGAGTTATTCTCTTTGCGCAAACCCTGTTTACACGACACGCCAATTGCGCCCATCTAGGCGAATGGGGATTGGGCAACTTCAAGACCAACCAA GTTCCCAGCTTAAATGCAACCCCTGGATTGGCACCTCCATTTGCTCCCGACGTGAGCATGGCGCACGCGCCGAACTTTGGCATGATG CCACCGGGAGGAGATTTAGATCCATTCCTCGACGCCTTCGACTGGGGCGACCTAACCGGCTTCACGTTGCAGCAATGA
- the sld2 gene encoding protein sld2 (COG:L;~EggNog:ENOG410PKFZ;~InterPro:IPR040203,IPR021110;~PFAM:PF11719;~go_process: GO:0006270 - DNA replication initiation [Evidence IEA]), producing the protein MATVMAPEMATQSANLRAELKEWERAFADANGGRKAERSDIKKVPEIAAKYKEYSRLKALETSSSNTKTDKNPVQLEERPKKRKHTSPNGPSTSLTTSTPRKASKGAAAAFETPSKSRPVATSHPSEVDPYDSPSVLRRLFSPSTHQSPLKTAIGPTPQRDGKALGLFDLLSESGGSTATPSATRIASLRDNAVQTPSRRKKQLDTIAEEGEEDEHEEDDDDSPRGARTPASSGKKWMLSTLFATPTTWRYAMMENENQGPRYPAYIRTNDTASKPTEAQPGPNAEETPSFLRRAPATRYNPNTHPDGDDGGLSPIAVRKRPQFVGKGLSALVQGLRDMEEEQMQNDMDILHEIEAEQLQQQQQQAGEDVANSQTQQQYPSTEVSRPFKKKGQKRTTRKVRMKPVTAKPKAEPQLPASDDEEDTQDADADADIVPETQRLNIPGTEAHDIDGEEEELNSLHSFSGSEPDLDPDYDFDEDEETLSKPPARSKSFSERMKEAIEADKPQGRANDEEVDDEKEKKRKEKTKEKTQTQPRARKVNPAAHANYRSLKLRNRGSKGRYGGRFGRR; encoded by the exons ATGGCGACCGTCATGGCTCCGGAGATGGCAACCCAATCCGCCAATCTACGCGCCGAACTGAAAGAATGGGAGCGGGCTTTTGCGGACGCCaatggagggagaaaggcCGAACGAAGCGATATTAAGAAGGTCCCTGAAATCG CCGCAAAATACAAAGAATACTCCCGCCTAAAAGCCCTCgagacatcctcatccaacacCAAGACCGACAAAAACCCCGTCCAACTAGAAGAACGACCCAAGAAACGCAAACACACCTCTCCAAACGGCCCTTCAACTTCCCTCACCACATCAACCCCCCGCAAAGCCTCCAAAGGCGCCGCGGCAGCATTCGAAACACCCTCCAAATCCCGCCCCGTCGcaacctcccacccctccgaAGTTGATCCCTACGACTCCCCCTCTGTCCTCCGTCGCCTCTTCAGCCCAAGCACTCATCAATCCCCTCTAAAGACAGCCATCGGCCCGACCCCACAGCGCGATGGAAAGGCCCTAGGCCTCTTTGACCTCCTCTCCGAGTCCGGCGGCAGCACTGCCACTCCCTCCGCAACACGCATAGCCAGTCTCCGCGACAACGCAGTCCAGACCCCCTCCCGACGAAAGAAACAGCTTGACACGAtcgccgaagaaggcgaagaagacgaacatgaagaagacgacgacgacagtCCGAGAGGCGCACGCACCCCTGCATCATCAGGCAAGAAATGGATGCTTTCCACCCTCTTCGCAACCCCCACAACATGGCGCTACGCAATGATGGAAAACGAAAACCAAGGCCCCCGGTACCCTGCGTACATTCGAACCAACGACACAGCATCAAAACCAACAGAAGCACAACCCGGACCCAACGCCGAAGAAACCCCTTCGTTCCTCCGCCGCGCACCAGCAACCCGCtacaaccccaacacccaTCCCGACGGAGACGACGGCGGCCTAAGCCCCATAGCAGTACGCAAGAGACCCCAATTCGTCGGAAAGGGCCTTTCAGCTCTCGTCCAAGGCCTCCGCgacatggaagaagagcaaatGCAGAATGACATGGACATACTCCATGAAATCGAGGCCGAACAactgcaacagcaacagcaacaagcaGGAGAGGATGTCGCAAATAgccaaacccaacaacaatacCCATCCACCGAAGTATCCCGCCCATTTAAAAAGAAGGGCCAGAAACGAACTACCCGCAAAGTGCGCATGAAGCCCGTTACCGCGAAACCGAAAGCAGAGCCCCAGCTACCCGCTTcggacgatgaggaagatacCCAGGATGCAGATGCGGATGCGGATATAGTCCCCGAAACACAACGCCTCAATATCCCCGGGACGGAAGCGCACGATAtagacggagaagaagaggaactcAATTCACTCCATTCCTTTTCAGGGTCCGAACCGGACTTAGATCCCGACTATGActtcgacgaagatgaagagacaTTATCTAAGCCTCCGGCTAGAAGTAAGAGTTTCTCagagagaatgaaggagGCGATTGAGGCGGATAAACCGCAGGGGCGGGCGAACGATgaggaagtggatgatgagaaagagaagaagaggaaggagaagacgaaggagaAAACTCAGACTCAGCCGCGTGCTAGGAAGGTTAATCCGGCGGCGCATGCTAATTATCGGTCTTTGAAGTTGCGGAATCGAGGGAGTAAGGGGAGGTACGGGGGGCGGTTTGGGAGGAGGTAG
- a CDS encoding endo 1,5-alpha-arabinase (CAZy:GH43;~COG:G;~EggNog:ENOG410PUHR;~InterPro:IPR016840,IPR023296,IPR006710;~PFAM:PF04616;~SECRETED:SignalP(1-18);~TransMembrane:1 (n2-13c18/19o362-379i);~go_function: GO:0004553 - hydrolase activity, hydrolyzing O-glycosyl compounds [Evidence IEA];~go_function: GO:0046558 - arabinan endo-1,5-alpha-L-arabinosidase activity [Evidence IEA];~go_process: GO:0005975 - carbohydrate metabolic process [Evidence IEA]) — translation MLPSVISVLFFLLYAVNAVPLAPRESALAGIDTKSFSKTKDYPLPNLGNIVAHDPNVVQHDGYFYLYKGGVGTVLDESSVIQKQNRSRPWAPTTIQHDNRFYCFYAISENGSRDSAIGVASSDTPTGGNWTDHGAVVNTGNGDLSDIYPYSVSNAIDGAFITDQETGQSHLLYGSYWHGIFSVPLADDLLSVKTPKTPNATNLAYIPDAKSKPIEGSFMTYKEPYYYLWFSHGKCCHFDIHAFPPMGDEYSIRVGRSKSATGPFVDKDGHDTLKGGGTIVYGSNHGVVYAPGGVGVLINNGSDADVLYYHYLNTTSGFAQGDAHLGWNYLHYVNGWPVAVEGKSSINATSTESSGRAIQPNHSLNSLALLFIGAFLWLYS, via the exons ATGCTGCCATCTGTGATTTCCGTCTTATTTTTCCTGCTCTATGCAGTGAACGCTGTTCCGCTGGCGCCCCGGGAGAGCGCGCTCGCCGGGATCGACACCAAGTCATTCTCTAAGACCAAAGATTATCCTCTTCCCAATCTGGGCAACATCGTCGCCCATGACCCTAATGTCGTTCAACATGACGGCTATTTCTACTTGTACAAAGGTGGT GTCGGCACTGTCCTGGACGAGTCCAGCGTGATCCAGAAGCAAAACCGCTCTCGTCCTTGGGCGCCTACGACCATTCAGCACGACAACCGTTTCTACTGCTTCTACGCGATTAGCGAGAATGGCAGTCGCGACAGCGCCATTGGAGTCGCCTCTTCGGACACTCCCACCGGTGGAAACTGGACGGATCATGGCGCTGTTGTCAACACCGGCAACGGAGACCTGTCGGACATCTATCCCTACTCAGTCTCCAATGCGATTGACGGCGCATTTATCACCGATCAAGAGACTGGACAGTCTCACCTACTTTACGGGAGCTACTGGCATGGCATCTTCTCGGTGCCATTGGCTGATGATCTCCTCTCCGTCAAAACCCCGAAGACCCCGAACGCGACCAACCTGGCCTACATTCCAGACGCCAAGTCGAAGCCTATCGAGGGCTCTTTCATGACTTACAAGGAGCCTTACTACTATCTGTGGTTCAGCCACGGCAAGTGCTGCCACTTTGATATTCACGCTTTTCCGCCCATGGGAGACGA GTACAGCATTCGAGTCGGCAGATCTAAGAGCGCGACAGGTCCTTTCGTGGACAAGGATGGCCATGATACCCTCAAGGGAGGCGGTACCATCGTCTACGGATCCAACCATGGAGTTGTCTATGCCCCCGGTGGTGTGGGCGTGTTGATCAACAACGGCAGCGACGCGGATGTCTTGTATTACCATTATC TCAACACTACATCTGGTTTCGCACAGGGC GACGCGCACTTGGGATGGAACTATCTGCACTATGTAAATGGATGGCCAGTGGCTGTCGAGGG TAAATCTAGCATAAACGCTACATCAACCGAAAGCAGTGGTCGGGCTATCCAACCGAACCACTCGCTCAATTCACTAGCGCTTCTGT
- a CDS encoding sucrase/ferredoxin-like domain-containing protein (COG:O;~EggNog:ENOG410PIKD;~InterPro:IPR036249,IPR009737;~PFAM:PF06999) has protein sequence MFRSLLSRGGLIRNDSYIFPTVDPTEDGPDCKRDCADCTVQFPSKVKVETTKPLYGHIKEFHTHVLVATGKSDWTEKVENEKGSLMQAFDESSHLSKHGRFMISASNLTPPETDDETNQGTTVLLLPSFTFIDAVKQSDVNEVISRFMDAPLSHNGAIPANPGSKLNPRPCQYDYVVLLCSHKRRDARCGITAPLIKKELERHLRPLGLYRDANDERPGGVGIFFVSHVGGHKFSANVLIYRKEEQQMIWLARIRPEHCEGLIKYTLLEGKVVHPETQLRGGFDRARGLTSW, from the exons ATGTTCCGATCATTACTCTCGCGCGGCGGCCTTATCCGCAACGACAGCTACATTTTCCCGACCGTCGATCCGACAGAAGATGGCCCGGACTGTAAGAGGGATTGCGCCGACTGCACCGTGCAGTTTCCCTCCAAAGTGAAGGTTGAAACCACCAAACCGCTATACGGTCATATCAAGGAATTTCACACCCATGTCCTAGTCGCAACGGGGAAATCGGACTGGACCGAGAAGGTCGAAAACGAGAAGGGTTCTTTAATGCAGGCCTTTGACGAGTCTTCGCATCTATCCAAACATGGC CGCTTCATGATCTCCGCTTCAAATCTGACACCCCCAGAAACCGACGATGAAACAAACCAAGGAACCACAGTTCTGCTCTTACCATCGTTCACTTTTATTGATGCCGTCAAACAAAGCGACGTCAATGAAGTGATCTCTCGTTTTATGGACGCACCATTATCCCACAATGGCGCCATCCCCGCTAATCCAGGGTCCAAATTGAACCCCCGGCCATGCCAATACGACTACGTGGTGTTGCTCTGCTCCCATAAACGACGCGACGCTCGCTGCGGAATTACTGCTCCGTTAATCAAGAAAGAATTGGAACGCCACTTACGGCCTCTGGGGCTCTACCGTGATGCAAACGACGAGCGTCCCGGTGGTGTGGGAATTTTCTTCGTTTCCCACGTGGGTGGTCACAAGTTTTCTGCCAACGTTCTGATCTATcggaaggaggagcagcagatgatCTGGCTGGCCAGAATCAGGCCCGAACATTGCGAAGGACTCATCAAGTACACCCTTTTAGAAGGAAAAGTAGTACATCCTGAGACGCAGTTGCGCGGAGGATTTGATAGAGCTCGGGGATTGACGAGCTGGTGA